One window of the Scyliorhinus canicula chromosome 25, sScyCan1.1, whole genome shotgun sequence genome contains the following:
- the LOC119956989 gene encoding serine protease 52-like isoform X2 — protein sequence MFSRELNPNLVIIAGTLQLDDVQIIYKVHKIIVHKYFVRNLLGVRIPDHDIALVLVRGPIMFSNLVSPVCLPDDRRFDMETVQNCWVTGWQLKSVARGPMPPIYHMVKEHVTYQTLATCEKFYPENLRKNVICVTNWNKKQSLCMGGYGAPLECQDKRTKIWIIAGAASFCKPSCNYTALFTRFSHYLSWVQTRTILAGRPFIPVVLPQKPTVSCQKIRHSADRSLRRKPERKWENRRKWRRRRPHKVIYGSNSSNSQRDPWPALACLALLLQKLS from the exons CTCCCGGGAACTCAACCCGAACTTAGTTATCATCGCTGGGACGCTTCAGCTGGACGATGTGCAGATTATTTACAAGGTTCACAAAATCATTGTGCACAAGTATTTTGTGCGCAATTTGCTTGGGGTTAGAATCCCTGACCACGACATTGCTCTCGTTCTGGTGAGAGGGCCAATTATGTTCAGCAACCTGGTGTCACCAGTCTGTCTGCCAGATGACCGGCGCTTCGATATGGAAACTGTGCAAAACTGCTGGGTTACTGGGTGGCAACTAAAAAGTGTAG CCCGAGGTCCCATGCCTCCAATATACCACATGGTGAAGGAACATGTGACGTATCAGACGCTTGCTACCTGCGAGAAATTCTACCCTGAGAACCTGAGGAAAAATGTGATCTGCGTGACAAATTGGAACAAGAAGCAGTCTCTCTGCATG GGAGGTTACGGAGCCCCCCTAGAATGTCAGGACAAGCGCACCAAAATTTGGATCATAGCCGGGGCTGCGAGCTTCTGCAAACCATCGTGCAACTACACGGCCCTGTTCACCAGGTTCTCCCACTACCTCAGCTGGGTGCAGACACGCACCATCTTGGCGGGGAGGCCGTTCATCCCCGTCGTACTTCCCCAGAAGCCAACGGTATCCTGCCAGAAGATTAGGCACTCCGCGGACAGGAGCCTGAGAAGGAAACCGGAGAGGAAATGGGAAAAccggaggaaatggaggaggaggcGACCCCACAAGGTCATCTATGGGAGCAACTCGTCAAATTCGCAGCGGGACCCGTGGCCAGCCCTTGCCTGTCTCGCGCTGCTCCTCCAGAAACTGAGTTAA